A window of Photobacterium sp. GJ3 contains these coding sequences:
- the gspH gene encoding type II secretion system minor pseudopilin GspH — translation MFRKAAGFTLIELMLVLVLLATSAVAVILTLPAPKDDALKEEAQRFHYLVQLLGEDAMLNGRDYGVRVDRKDYRFFELAPEGWQPLKDSRYFTEVSLPNELGMDVKIGSDAWQDDDRLFEPGSLFDEDLFAEEEDKQAKPPQIIVMASGEYTPFSVTFDASGETDVWRVEADEVGQLHLLAPGETREGNAP, via the coding sequence ATGTTCCGTAAGGCTGCCGGATTTACCCTGATCGAACTCATGCTGGTGCTGGTGCTGCTGGCAACCAGTGCCGTGGCTGTCATTCTGACTTTGCCTGCCCCGAAAGACGATGCGCTGAAAGAAGAAGCGCAACGTTTTCATTATCTGGTGCAGTTGTTGGGTGAGGATGCCATGCTCAACGGTCGTGATTATGGGGTTCGGGTCGACAGAAAAGACTACCGCTTTTTTGAGTTGGCGCCGGAAGGCTGGCAGCCCCTGAAAGACTCACGTTATTTTACCGAAGTGAGTCTGCCCAATGAATTGGGTATGGACGTGAAAATTGGCAGCGATGCCTGGCAGGACGACGATCGTCTGTTTGAGCCGGGCTCGCTGTTTGATGAAGACCTGTTTGCTGAGGAAGAAGACAAACAGGCAAAACCCCCGCAAATTATCGTGATGGCGAGCGGAGAATATACCCCGTTTTCGGTGACCTTCGATGCAAGCGGAGAGACGGATGTCTGGCGGGTGGAAGCCGATGAAGTCGGACAACTGCATTTGCTGGCACCGGGAGAAACGCGCGAAGGGAATGCACCATGA
- the pckA gene encoding phosphoenolpyruvate carboxykinase (ATP), which yields MTVMHAEENQATQQLDLSLYGIQNVKEVLRNPTYEVLFAEETKPELAGYEKGVVTELGAVAVDTGIFTGRSPKDKYIVEDDTTRDTLWWSSQGNNDNKPITPAVWQDLKALVANQLSEKRLFVIDGYCGANPDTRLCIRVITEVAWQAHFVKNMFIRPTDEELATFEPDFVVMNGAKCTNDQWQQHGMNSENFTVFNLTERMQLIGGTWYGGEMKKGMFAMMNYFLPLQGIASMHCSANQGENGDVAVFFGLSGTGKTTLSTDPKRKLIGDDEHGWDDNGVFNFEGGCYAKTIKLSKEAEPDIYNAIRRDALLENVTVRPDGTIDFDDGSKTENTRVSYPLYHIDNIVKPVSRGGHANKVIFLSADAFGVLPPVSKLTPEQTKYHFLSGFTAKLAGTERGITEPTPTFSACFGNAFLSLHPTQYAEVLVKRMEAAGAEAYLVNTGWNGTGKRISIQDTRAIIDAILDGSIEQADTKQVPIFNLTVPTALPGVNPEILDPRDTYADPAAWETKATDLAERFIRNFEKYTDNAQGAALVAAGPQLD from the coding sequence ATGACCGTCATGCACGCCGAAGAAAACCAGGCTACCCAACAGTTGGATTTATCTCTGTACGGTATCCAGAACGTGAAAGAAGTCCTTCGTAACCCGACCTACGAAGTCCTTTTTGCTGAAGAAACCAAACCAGAACTGGCAGGTTATGAAAAAGGCGTAGTGACTGAGCTGGGTGCCGTTGCTGTTGACACCGGTATTTTTACCGGCCGTTCTCCGAAAGATAAGTACATTGTTGAGGATGACACCACCCGCGACACCCTGTGGTGGTCCAGCCAGGGAAATAACGATAACAAACCGATCACGCCTGCCGTATGGCAAGATCTGAAGGCGCTGGTCGCCAACCAGCTTTCAGAGAAACGTTTGTTTGTAATCGACGGCTACTGTGGCGCGAACCCGGATACACGCCTGTGCATCCGCGTCATCACAGAAGTGGCCTGGCAGGCACATTTCGTGAAAAACATGTTCATCCGTCCAACCGACGAAGAGCTGGCAACGTTTGAGCCCGATTTCGTGGTCATGAACGGTGCGAAATGCACCAACGACCAATGGCAGCAACACGGCATGAATTCTGAAAACTTCACCGTGTTTAACCTGACCGAGCGCATGCAGTTGATTGGCGGCACCTGGTACGGCGGTGAAATGAAAAAAGGCATGTTCGCGATGATGAACTACTTCCTGCCGCTGCAGGGCATCGCTTCCATGCATTGCTCAGCCAACCAGGGGGAAAACGGTGATGTGGCTGTCTTCTTTGGCCTGTCCGGCACCGGGAAAACCACGCTGTCGACCGATCCGAAACGCAAGCTGATTGGGGATGACGAGCACGGCTGGGATGACAACGGTGTATTTAACTTCGAAGGCGGCTGCTACGCGAAAACCATCAAACTGTCGAAAGAAGCCGAGCCAGACATCTACAATGCCATCCGCCGTGATGCACTGCTGGAAAACGTGACGGTACGCCCGGATGGCACCATTGATTTTGATGATGGCTCCAAAACCGAAAATACGCGCGTCTCTTACCCGCTGTATCACATCGACAACATTGTGAAGCCGGTGTCCCGCGGCGGTCATGCCAACAAGGTGATTTTCCTGTCCGCGGATGCCTTTGGTGTCCTGCCGCCGGTTTCTAAGCTGACGCCAGAACAAACCAAGTATCACTTCCTGTCAGGCTTCACCGCCAAACTGGCGGGCACTGAGCGTGGGATTACCGAACCGACACCTACCTTCTCGGCCTGTTTCGGCAATGCGTTCCTGAGCCTGCACCCGACGCAATACGCTGAAGTACTGGTCAAACGAATGGAAGCAGCCGGCGCAGAAGCTTATCTGGTCAACACGGGCTGGAATGGCACCGGCAAGCGAATTTCGATTCAGGATACCCGTGCCATCATTGATGCGATTCTGGATGGCTCCATCGAGCAAGCCGACACCAAACAGGTGCCGATTTTCAACCTGACCGTCCCGACGGCACTGCCTGGCGTGAACCCGGAAATTCTGGATCCACGTGATACCTACGCAGATCCGGCGGCATGGGAAACGAAAGCGACGGATCTGGCCGAGCGCTTTATCCGCAATTTCGAGAAATACACCGACAATGCCCAAGGCGCTGCACTGGTTGCTG
- the gspC gene encoding type II secretion system protein GspC, translating into MHWRQAVAGKRMPSMQTLTRIVTWGLVVLLAWILGRLVWSFLQPVESPSVWQAPSVQAAASKQQGFQVSDITGMELFGRYRADAPQVAPEPVKQDAPETKLNLTLVGVVASSDPNTTLAVITNRGKQNTYGLNEAIDGTRATLQAVYVDRVIIRNNGRDETLMLDGVKFGQNGNARATSPASAPAVRQAPAPESQETEANSGDELAQIKQEIMEKPQNLFSYIRLSQVKQDEDLIGYRVNPGKNRVLFDAVGLQPEDLAVSLNGNDLKDPAVMARLWTELSSATELTLTVERDGQLHDIYIELQ; encoded by the coding sequence ATGCATTGGCGTCAGGCTGTCGCGGGCAAACGAATGCCATCCATGCAGACCCTGACACGAATCGTGACTTGGGGGCTGGTCGTTCTTCTGGCCTGGATATTGGGCCGCTTAGTCTGGTCATTCCTGCAACCGGTTGAATCCCCTTCCGTCTGGCAAGCGCCTTCGGTTCAGGCTGCCGCAAGTAAACAGCAGGGATTTCAGGTATCTGATATTACAGGGATGGAGCTGTTTGGTCGCTATCGTGCAGATGCACCCCAAGTCGCGCCAGAACCTGTGAAACAGGATGCACCGGAGACCAAACTGAACCTGACGCTGGTAGGCGTCGTTGCCAGTAGTGATCCGAATACCACACTGGCGGTTATCACCAACCGGGGTAAACAAAATACTTACGGGTTGAACGAAGCGATCGACGGGACACGTGCCACTTTACAGGCCGTGTATGTTGATCGGGTCATCATCCGGAATAATGGCCGGGATGAAACCTTGATGCTGGATGGCGTGAAGTTTGGTCAGAACGGCAATGCCCGTGCGACGTCGCCTGCCTCTGCCCCGGCTGTTCGGCAGGCTCCGGCCCCGGAATCCCAGGAAACAGAAGCCAACAGTGGGGATGAGCTGGCACAAATTAAACAGGAAATCATGGAGAAACCGCAAAACCTGTTTTCTTACATTCGACTGTCGCAGGTTAAACAAGATGAAGATCTGATTGGTTACCGGGTGAATCCGGGGAAAAACCGGGTACTTTTTGATGCGGTCGGGCTACAGCCGGAAGATCTGGCAGTCAGCCTGAACGGCAATGATTTGAAGGATCCAGCCGTGATGGCACGGCTATGGACCGAACTGTCTTCCGCCACGGAGCTTACGCTGACCGTGGAGCGCGACGGGCAGTTACATGACATATATATTGAGCTGCAGTAG
- the hslO gene encoding Hsp33 family molecular chaperone HslO, protein MTSDTLYRYLFDDVSVRGELVQLSDTYKHIVGSKDYPAPLQTLLGELLVATSLLTATLKFEGSITVQLQGDGPVKLAVINGDHNQQMRGVARWDGDIPAEGNIHDLMGKGQMVITITPNQGERYQGVVGLEGDNLAACLESYFANSEQLATRIWLRTGELDGQKKAAGMLLQILPDGKGDISDFEHLEQLTGTVKNEELFTLTAEDVLYRLYHQEKVKLFEPQPVAFHCGCSRERSAGAIKLLDRTEVERILHEEGKVSLHCDYCGTSYDFDSIDITSLFETGSEGDQSTQH, encoded by the coding sequence ATGACCAGCGATACTCTTTACCGTTACCTGTTTGACGATGTTTCTGTGCGGGGTGAACTCGTTCAGCTGAGCGATACCTACAAGCACATTGTCGGCAGCAAAGATTACCCGGCTCCATTACAGACCTTACTGGGTGAACTGCTGGTCGCCACCAGCCTGCTCACTGCGACCCTGAAATTCGAAGGATCGATTACCGTTCAGCTTCAGGGAGACGGTCCGGTGAAGCTAGCGGTCATTAACGGCGATCATAACCAGCAGATGCGCGGTGTTGCGCGCTGGGATGGGGACATCCCGGCTGAAGGCAACATTCATGACCTGATGGGCAAAGGCCAAATGGTCATTACCATCACCCCGAATCAGGGTGAGCGCTATCAGGGCGTCGTCGGGCTGGAAGGAGATAACCTCGCGGCCTGTCTGGAAAGCTATTTCGCCAATTCAGAGCAGTTGGCAACCCGAATCTGGCTGCGTACCGGTGAACTGGACGGTCAGAAAAAAGCAGCGGGCATGTTGCTGCAGATTCTGCCCGACGGCAAAGGCGATATCAGCGATTTCGAACACCTGGAGCAGCTGACCGGAACGGTGAAGAATGAAGAACTGTTCACACTGACAGCCGAAGATGTGCTGTACCGTTTGTATCATCAGGAAAAAGTGAAGCTGTTTGAACCTCAGCCGGTCGCTTTCCACTGTGGCTGTTCACGAGAGCGCAGTGCCGGTGCAATCAAGCTGCTGGATCGGACTGAAGTTGAACGCATTTTGCATGAAGAAGGCAAAGTTTCACTGCATTGTGATTACTGCGGTACCAGCTATGATTTCGACAGTATCGACATCACCAGCCTGTTTGAAACCGGCTCTGAAGGCGATCAATCGACCCAGCATTAA
- the gspI gene encoding type II secretion system minor pseudopilin GspI, translating into MMSGFTTRRSAGFTLLEVLVALAIFATASLSVMKAVGQHINTIGYLEQKTFATMVADNELARLLMTGDKLTAEKKGQSELAGQTWYWSVKSTKTADGYLRALDVSVATDETMKDRVATLRTYIEN; encoded by the coding sequence ATGATGTCTGGTTTTACCACACGCAGGTCGGCCGGATTTACGTTACTGGAAGTGTTGGTTGCACTGGCTATTTTTGCAACGGCCTCGCTGAGTGTGATGAAAGCGGTGGGCCAGCACATCAACACCATCGGCTATCTGGAACAGAAAACGTTTGCAACCATGGTTGCAGATAACGAGCTGGCCCGGCTGCTGATGACCGGCGATAAACTGACGGCGGAGAAGAAAGGCCAGTCAGAATTGGCGGGACAGACCTGGTACTGGTCTGTAAAAAGTACGAAAACTGCAGATGGTTATCTGCGCGCACTGGATGTCTCTGTGGCGACAGATGAAACGATGAAAGATCGGGTGGCAACCCTAAGGACCTACATTGAAAACTGA
- the gspD gene encoding type II secretion system secretin GspD yields the protein MKKWMGKGTLWLAASLLSTPLLASEFSASFKGTDIQEFINIVGRNLQKTIIVDPSVRGQVNVRSYDLLNDEQYYQFFLNVLEVYGFAVVEMENGVLKVIRDKDAKISSIPVVDSKTQAQGDEVVTRVVAVRNVSVRELSPLLRQLNDNAGAGNVVHYDPANIIMITGRAAVVNRLAEIIERVDRAGDKEIDVVELNNASAAEMVRIVDALNKSVDAKSTPEFLQPKLVADERTNSVLLSGDPKVRERLKRLIRQLDKEMASSGNNRVVYLKYANAEELVDVLKGVSDNLQAEKQGNGQAASSKQSEVMISAHADTNALILTAPPDIMRALENIIAQLDIRRAQVLIEAMIVELSEGAGINFGIQYGSKENGVVQFGNSNVPIGQYLIGLEEAQDTTRTEQRFDNNNNLVDVEVTESGDFTTLGQVLSGANGAVLGLIMGDWTMLVNAVASDRESNILSSPSITVMDNGEASFIVGEEVPVVTGSTASSNNDNPFQTVERKEVGIKLKVTPQINEGDSVQLKIEQEVSNVLGANGAVDVRFSKRQLTTSVLIQDGQMIALGGLIQDETNENESKIPLLGDIPILGHLFKSNNTSRGRTNLMVFIKPTIIRDGVTADGITQRKYNYIRAEQLYKAEEGLRLMPSTKSPVLPKYGEDISLPPEVRAFVSRLEEQ from the coding sequence GTGAAAAAATGGATGGGTAAGGGCACCCTGTGGCTGGCGGCCAGCCTGCTGTCAACGCCGTTGTTGGCAAGCGAATTCAGCGCCAGTTTCAAAGGAACTGATATTCAAGAGTTTATTAATATTGTTGGACGTAACCTGCAAAAAACGATCATTGTCGACCCATCCGTCAGGGGGCAAGTGAATGTACGCAGTTACGATCTGCTGAATGATGAGCAGTATTATCAGTTTTTTCTTAATGTTCTCGAAGTTTACGGGTTCGCCGTCGTTGAAATGGAAAACGGTGTTCTGAAAGTTATTCGGGACAAAGACGCAAAAATCTCTTCTATCCCTGTGGTTGACAGTAAAACCCAGGCACAGGGCGACGAAGTCGTCACCCGTGTGGTTGCGGTTCGGAACGTGTCGGTCCGGGAACTTTCTCCTTTATTGCGTCAGCTGAATGATAACGCCGGTGCCGGTAACGTGGTTCACTATGACCCGGCCAATATCATCATGATCACCGGCCGTGCTGCGGTGGTGAATCGACTGGCAGAGATCATTGAGCGGGTCGACCGCGCCGGTGATAAAGAAATTGATGTCGTCGAACTGAACAATGCTTCTGCCGCTGAAATGGTGCGGATTGTTGATGCGCTCAACAAATCAGTCGATGCCAAATCGACGCCGGAATTCTTGCAGCCGAAACTGGTGGCGGATGAGCGGACTAACTCCGTGCTGCTCTCCGGCGATCCGAAAGTGCGTGAGCGCCTCAAGCGTCTGATTCGTCAGTTAGATAAAGAAATGGCCAGCTCGGGCAATAACCGGGTGGTTTACCTCAAATACGCCAATGCAGAAGAGTTGGTGGATGTGCTGAAAGGCGTGTCGGATAACTTGCAGGCTGAAAAGCAGGGCAACGGTCAGGCAGCCAGCAGTAAACAAAGTGAAGTCATGATCTCGGCACATGCCGATACCAATGCCCTGATCCTGACAGCGCCGCCAGATATCATGCGAGCCCTGGAAAACATCATTGCTCAGCTGGATATCCGCCGGGCCCAGGTTCTGATTGAAGCTATGATCGTCGAGCTGTCAGAAGGTGCCGGGATTAATTTCGGTATCCAGTATGGCTCGAAGGAAAATGGTGTGGTGCAGTTTGGCAACTCCAATGTTCCGATTGGCCAGTACCTGATTGGTCTGGAAGAAGCGCAGGATACCACCCGGACGGAGCAACGCTTCGACAACAACAATAACCTGGTCGATGTAGAGGTGACTGAAAGCGGCGACTTCACCACACTGGGTCAGGTTTTGTCGGGCGCGAATGGTGCAGTGCTGGGCCTGATCATGGGTGACTGGACCATGCTGGTAAATGCCGTGGCCAGTGACCGTGAATCGAATATCCTGTCGTCACCAAGTATTACCGTGATGGATAACGGCGAAGCATCGTTTATTGTCGGTGAGGAAGTTCCGGTTGTGACTGGTTCAACGGCCAGCTCGAATAATGACAACCCATTCCAGACCGTTGAACGGAAGGAAGTGGGCATCAAGCTGAAAGTGACACCTCAGATTAACGAAGGGGACTCGGTTCAGCTGAAGATTGAACAGGAAGTCTCGAACGTGCTTGGTGCCAATGGTGCCGTCGATGTGCGTTTCTCGAAGCGTCAGCTCACTACCTCAGTACTGATTCAGGACGGTCAGATGATTGCGCTGGGCGGTCTGATTCAGGATGAGACCAACGAAAATGAATCGAAAATCCCGTTACTGGGCGATATTCCGATTCTGGGGCATCTGTTTAAGTCTAACAATACCAGCCGGGGTCGGACCAACCTGATGGTCTTTATCAAACCCACGATTATTCGTGATGGTGTGACGGCGGATGGGATTACACAGCGTAAATACAACTATATCCGTGCGGAGCAATTGTATAAGGCAGAAGAAGGGTTGCGTTTGATGCCAAGCACCAAGTCGCCGGTATTGCCAAAATACGGCGAGGATATCTCGTTGCCGCCGGAAGTCCGCGCCTTCGTTTCGCGTCTGGAGGAGCAGTAA
- the gspF gene encoding type II secretion system inner membrane protein GspF, with amino-acid sequence MAAFEYKALDAKGRQKKGVMEADTARQIRQQLREQGLIPVEVSQSHEREKRKAGGRIAFRRGISTNDLSLLTRQLATLVQAGMPLEECLRAVAEQSEKARLKNMLLAVRSRVVEGYTLSDSMAEFPHIFDQLFRAMVAAGEKSGHLDTVLNRLADYTENRQKMRSKLQQAMIYPTMLTLVAVTVVAFLLATVVPKIVDQFVHMGQELPQITQVLLVASNFVQNWGLLVVLAILLLIMGVRMALRRPDLRLNWDRRMMSVPVIGKVARGLNTSRFARTLSICTSSAIPLLEGMKVASQVMTNTWVNQQILEASDKVREGASLRVSLEQTKLFPPMMLHMIASGERSGELEQMLTRAADNQDRDFESLVNMALGVFEPLLIVVMAGIVMFIVIATLMPIIALNNMVGM; translated from the coding sequence ATGGCAGCGTTTGAATATAAAGCGCTGGATGCCAAAGGGCGCCAGAAAAAAGGGGTGATGGAAGCCGATACGGCGCGCCAGATCCGTCAGCAACTGCGTGAGCAGGGGCTGATCCCGGTGGAAGTCAGTCAGAGTCACGAGCGGGAAAAGCGAAAAGCCGGCGGGCGTATTGCCTTTCGCCGGGGGATCAGTACCAATGATCTGTCGCTGCTGACCCGCCAACTGGCAACCCTGGTTCAGGCGGGCATGCCACTGGAGGAATGTTTGCGAGCGGTGGCGGAGCAGAGTGAAAAAGCCCGCCTGAAAAATATGCTGCTGGCTGTTCGCTCCCGGGTCGTCGAAGGTTACACCTTATCCGACAGTATGGCGGAATTTCCGCATATTTTTGATCAGCTTTTTCGTGCAATGGTGGCTGCGGGTGAAAAATCCGGTCACCTGGATACGGTTCTGAACCGGTTGGCCGATTACACGGAAAACCGTCAGAAAATGCGCAGTAAATTACAGCAGGCGATGATCTATCCCACCATGCTGACACTGGTCGCGGTGACTGTGGTGGCGTTCCTGCTGGCGACGGTTGTGCCCAAAATTGTGGATCAATTTGTTCATATGGGCCAGGAACTGCCGCAGATCACTCAGGTGCTGCTGGTGGCCAGTAACTTTGTTCAGAACTGGGGGCTCCTCGTTGTGCTGGCGATTTTGCTGTTGATTATGGGCGTGCGCATGGCTTTGCGTCGTCCGGATCTGCGGCTGAACTGGGATCGGCGCATGATGAGCGTACCTGTTATCGGGAAAGTGGCGCGGGGATTGAATACGTCGCGATTTGCCCGGACGCTGTCGATTTGTACTTCCAGTGCCATCCCGTTACTGGAGGGGATGAAAGTGGCTTCTCAGGTCATGACCAATACCTGGGTGAACCAACAGATTCTGGAGGCGTCTGATAAAGTGCGCGAAGGGGCCAGTCTGCGGGTCTCGCTGGAGCAAACCAAGCTGTTTCCACCCATGATGCTGCATATGATCGCCAGTGGTGAGCGCAGTGGTGAGCTGGAGCAGATGCTGACCCGGGCGGCCGATAACCAGGACAGAGATTTTGAATCTCTGGTGAATATGGCGCTGGGGGTTTTTGAACCCCTGCTGATTGTCGTGATGGCTGGGATTGTGATGTTTATTGTGATCGCAACCCTGATGCCGATTATTGCCCTGAATAACATGGTGGGCATGTAG
- the gspE gene encoding type II secretion system ATPase GspE, translating to MDSMHPTELVQFRLPFSFAKRHKVVLEAGEQGRVLYHGGPLKAVVLAEVRRVCGSSFRVEELAPEMFEQRLTDAYQRDSSEARQLMEDLGSDSDDFFSLAEELPQTEDLLESEDDAPIIKLINAMLAEAIKEGASDIHIETFEKALSIRFRVDGVLREVLNPSRKLAPLLVSRIKVMARLDIAEKRVPQDGRISLRIGGRAVDVRVSTMPSSHGERVVLRLLDKNATRLDLHSLGMTAGIHEHFQYLIQRPHGIILVTGPTGSGKSTTLYAGLQELNSSERNILTVEDPIEFDIDGIGQTQVNSKVDMTFARGLRAILRQDPDVVMVGEIRDLETASIAVQASLTGHMVMSTLHTNTAVGAVTRLRDMGIEPFLVSSSLLGVLAQRLVRTLCKECRQPYLADSEQKKLFDMPEYESLTLYHPVGCEHCNHKGYRGRTGIHELLLVDEQVQELIHADAGEQAIEKVIRQHTPSIRDDGLAKVRLGITTLEEVMRVTREG from the coding sequence ATGGACAGCATGCACCCGACTGAGCTGGTGCAGTTCCGTTTGCCATTTTCGTTTGCCAAGCGCCACAAAGTGGTGCTGGAAGCGGGCGAGCAGGGCCGGGTGCTTTATCATGGCGGTCCTTTGAAAGCGGTCGTGCTGGCAGAAGTCCGTCGTGTCTGTGGCAGCAGCTTTCGCGTTGAAGAACTGGCCCCGGAGATGTTTGAACAGCGTCTGACCGATGCCTATCAACGTGATTCTTCGGAAGCCCGACAACTGATGGAAGACTTAGGCTCTGACAGCGACGACTTTTTCTCGCTGGCGGAGGAACTGCCACAAACTGAAGACCTGCTGGAATCGGAAGATGATGCGCCGATTATCAAACTGATCAATGCGATGCTTGCCGAAGCGATCAAGGAAGGGGCTTCGGATATCCATATCGAAACCTTCGAGAAAGCCCTGTCGATCCGATTCCGGGTCGACGGTGTGTTGCGTGAAGTGCTGAATCCGAGCCGGAAACTTGCGCCTTTGCTGGTGTCGCGGATCAAAGTCATGGCCCGGCTGGATATCGCAGAAAAGCGTGTGCCTCAGGATGGCCGGATCTCCCTGCGTATTGGGGGGCGTGCTGTGGATGTACGGGTGTCGACCATGCCATCGTCTCACGGTGAGCGCGTGGTGCTGCGTCTGCTGGACAAAAATGCCACACGCCTGGATTTGCACAGCCTGGGAATGACGGCCGGGATTCATGAACATTTCCAATATCTGATCCAACGGCCGCACGGCATTATTCTGGTCACCGGCCCGACGGGTTCCGGTAAGTCCACGACATTGTATGCGGGCCTGCAGGAGCTCAACAGCAGCGAACGGAATATTCTGACGGTAGAAGACCCGATCGAATTTGACATTGATGGCATCGGCCAGACCCAGGTCAACTCTAAAGTCGATATGACGTTTGCCCGCGGACTGCGTGCGATTCTGCGTCAGGATCCGGATGTGGTGATGGTCGGTGAGATCCGCGATCTGGAAACGGCCTCGATTGCCGTCCAGGCCTCGTTGACGGGTCACATGGTGATGTCGACTCTGCATACCAATACTGCTGTCGGTGCCGTTACCCGTTTGCGGGATATGGGTATTGAACCTTTCCTGGTCTCTTCCTCTCTGCTGGGCGTGCTGGCACAGCGTCTGGTCCGGACGCTCTGTAAAGAGTGCCGTCAGCCTTATCTGGCAGACAGTGAGCAGAAAAAACTCTTCGATATGCCTGAATATGAATCGCTGACGCTGTACCACCCGGTTGGTTGCGAGCACTGTAATCATAAAGGTTACCGGGGCCGGACCGGGATCCATGAGCTCTTACTGGTGGATGAACAGGTGCAGGAACTGATCCACGCTGATGCCGGTGAACAGGCAATCGAAAAAGTGATTCGTCAGCATACCCCCAGTATCCGTGATGATGGCCTGGCGAAAGTCCGACTGGGGATCACCACACTGGAAGAAGTCATGCGGGTCACCAGGGAGGGATAA
- the gspG gene encoding type II secretion system major pseudopilin GspG, with the protein MQRQQRGFTLLEVMVVIVILGVLASLVVPNLLGNKEKADQQKVVTDIGALEQALDMYKLDNSIYPSNEQGLDALVKAPSPEPRNYRNGGYIKRLPQDPWGNEYQYMMPGEHGSVDIYSLGADGQEGGEGVNTDIGNWNMLDYR; encoded by the coding sequence ATGCAACGTCAACAACGCGGTTTTACCCTGCTCGAAGTCATGGTGGTTATCGTGATTTTGGGCGTCCTGGCTAGTCTGGTAGTGCCGAATCTTTTGGGTAATAAAGAAAAGGCCGACCAGCAAAAAGTCGTGACCGATATCGGTGCACTGGAACAGGCACTGGATATGTACAAACTGGATAACAGTATCTATCCAAGCAATGAACAGGGGTTGGACGCGCTGGTGAAAGCACCGAGTCCGGAGCCGCGTAATTACCGCAACGGTGGTTACATCAAGCGCTTGCCACAAGACCCTTGGGGAAATGAGTACCAGTACATGATGCCGGGTGAACATGGTTCTGTGGATATCTACAGCCTGGGTGCGGATGGCCAGGAAGGCGGTGAAGGGGTGAATACCGACATCGGCAACTGGAATATGTTGGATTACCGTTAA
- the hslR gene encoding ribosome-associated heat shock protein Hsp15, which produces MSRQTSESNAQDVRLDKWLWAARFYKTRSIARNMIDGGKVHYNGQRAKPSKIVEVGAEIKLRQGNEEKTVTILKVSGTRRGAPEAQTLYQETEASLAQREQQAQMRKLNANNPHPDKRPDKKQRRDILKFKSNH; this is translated from the coding sequence ATGAGCCGGCAAACATCCGAATCCAACGCACAAGACGTGCGGTTAGACAAATGGCTGTGGGCGGCCCGCTTTTATAAAACCCGATCCATCGCACGCAATATGATTGATGGCGGTAAAGTGCACTACAACGGCCAGCGAGCCAAACCCAGCAAAATTGTTGAAGTGGGCGCAGAAATCAAACTGCGGCAGGGCAATGAGGAAAAAACCGTCACCATCCTCAAAGTGTCCGGCACACGGCGTGGTGCCCCGGAAGCACAAACCCTGTATCAGGAAACCGAAGCCAGCCTTGCCCAACGTGAGCAACAGGCCCAAATGCGCAAACTCAACGCCAACAACCCGCATCCGGATAAACGTCCGGATAAGAAGCAGCGACGCGATATACTTAAGTTTAAAAGCAATCACTAA